Below is a genomic region from Candidatus Neomarinimicrobiota bacterium.
CGTACGCCATCTCAAAGGGCTGGCCTAAAATTGTATTGGGGCTTGCCGGAACTGTCATATACCCCCAATAGTTTGAACCTCCCGGTTTATCAGGGATAAAGGCTCCCAGGCCGGCTGCGTCGTCATTGCCTCGTTCAAAGCCTCTGTCGGGATTCGGAATATCAACAGGGTTCTCCGTATAGTTAAGATCCTGTAACACCAGCTGGGCTGTTTCTTTCTTATCCGCACCATCCAATACATTTTCGTTTCCGGAAGCCTCCCCCGCAAATGCGGCACACAGCAAGCCTGTCAACAACAGGCAACCGATTGACATGCCTATATTCACTCTCAATGCTTTCTTCATAACCTGATCTCCAACTTAGTATAGTTACTGTTCGCTCTTTGGCCGATGTACATCTATGGGACAACTGTCGTCGAACCGATCAGGTTTGCAGCAAGGGAGGTACTCCATATATCGTAATTCGCAAACCGTATACAGCGTCTGTCAGTGCTGGTCTCTTTCGGATCATTGATCTTCAGGTACATATCATATTCACCGGGAGGAACCTCACCCAGTGCCCCCATATCAGTTGAGAAGTTCAAATCCCGCCATGCATCGGTATTCTCCGCCCTGCTGTCCAGATCAGGCCGCCAATCCCGTGCGTCAAGGTCCGTAAGTACCGTGTATGTGTTACACCCGTCTTTGGATTTCAGAATCAGCGACACATTTTTCCTGTTGACTATATGACCAAAACCGACGTTCTGGATCTTCCCTTCAAACCACAGGGTCCCATCCTGCTTTACCCGTTCACTTGCCCTGGCCTCCCGTAGCACCAGCCGGTAGCCCAGTCTGTCACGCATATATTCCATCCCGTTTCTGCCGTCATATACCGGGTCAAAGATGGCCGTTCGAGTCACTCCATCGTGCGGAGGGGTAAACGGTGCGGTGACATTTTCTTCAGTGTAGACAAAATCACCCCAGAGTTTATACGTGCGCCAGTTCCAGCTTGTATTCAGATGCGTTGTTTGAGCATACGCGGCTTCATACAGAACGTTGCGAAATCTGGGATAAATATTATCGTCAGACCCGGGCCCAACTGATTCGCCGCCATAGAAGTTATTTTGATTTCTCATCCAGGTTAAAGCCGCGTTACGATCATAATCGCCTCCGATTAATCTGAACCCTTCAGAAAGCGAGCCATTGTCAGTATAGTCGTTCCCACCCGCCGAATAACTATCGTTGAACATACCAAACCGTTGCGCCTCTGTTCCACGATCCGGGGCCGGCATTAAATTGGTAAAGCTGTAATCAGTGCCGTACTCGACGTTATGCCATGCCATGACTCCGCCCGCATGCACTAAAATTGACCGCGACTCGGGAACATAGTCCAGCAGCGCTTCCAACAGCCAGTGATACCCTTTCGCGGTTCCGGCATATGATGACGAGTGCATTTCGCCCCATGGGCCGAAGATACCCCCCTTGACAGCCATTATGCAGTCTTCGAATTCGCTGAAAATATTTCCAAGCTGCCAGAGATGATATTGCACCCAGTTTTTTTCCTCATGGCCGGGTATGCCGCACAGACCAGATTCATTAACAACTCCCGATTCATACCAAACCCGGCCTTTCGGCGCCCCCGGTTCGCAATCATGAATGAATTGGTTATATCCTCCGCGATTATTATAAGTAAAACCCCGGCCGTCATAACTGAATTTCACAATGGCAACAGCTTTGCTTTCTCTAACTCGTTGAAGTGCTGCCCTTATATATTCAATTGCAGCGGGTGTTAAAGGTTGAGTTGTGCCATAATCCGGCGGACTGTCGCCTTCATCACTCCAGGGCCCTATGGGCAGTCCGTTGAGTGGGGCATTCGAGGAGAAGTTCCTCAGGTCAAACGACATATAAACGATGCGGGCATTAACAAAGACCGTGGTGCCGCTGACAACGGCTCCCAGGTCAGGAAAATCCGGAGTTTTATCACCGTCGACCGGAACTACATATTCCTGGGCTCTGTAAAAGCCCCTGTCCGGATTCGGAATATCAACAGGGTTCTCAGCATAGTTAAGATCCTGTAGCACCAGCGGGGCTGCTCCTTTCTCATCCGCACCATTCAATACATTTTCGTTTCCGGAAGCCTTTCCCGCAAATGCGGCAAACAGCAAGCCTATCAACAGCAGGCAACCGATTGACATGACTGTATTCACTCTCAATGCTTTTTTCATAATCCGATCTCCAACTTAATTAAAGTTTTCGTTTTATTTAGGTATTATTATTAAGGAAAAATATCTAAACATAAATTATATAAAATTGTTTTTCCCCAAAATAATAAATTTGATTATCGCTGGTTGTCAACGATCACAACCGGCAAATGCTGCCCGAATCATCGCTTGCGGACCTGCGCAATCCGTCCTCCGGTCAGGGCAGGAAGCCGCATTCCCCGCCGGAAAACAGTTTGCCAGTGGCGCCTGTTCAGGCTTTATTGAATATTATATCCCAGTTCTTTAAGCTGTTCACTTAAATGGGGATAAATTCTGGCTGCATTTTTATAATAAATTTTTTCCAGAACCTCCAGCGGTAAGGCCAGACCCCGCGTTTCATTCATACCGAAGAAACCGCCCTCCACCATTTCATCGGTTTCCAGAATCCTGAAAGTCCGGTTATACTGTTCAGATCTCGCTTTGGCTTCTTCCGGATTCTCAAAAGACCCGATATCGGTCGCATAAAGAATTCTGTCGGCCCATTCAATCATAAAAGCCCGCAGATTTTCACGGTCAACCAAGTGGTAATACTGAAATGTCGCAGCAAGATCAATATTCAGGTTGGGGAAAGTCGCCAGCATATTCCGCAGATAGTCGAGCTGCGCATCCTGGCAAACCAGCCAATCGCCATGGGCCGTAACCGCCACCAGATCGGGATGGCGCTCCAGCACCCGCCGCCAGGCGGTAATTTCCCGCCAGTATTCAACCGGATCGGCCAGCCATTTTGAGCGGTTCCCATAGGGACCGTTGGGATCGGCAATATGGATCGAAGCGGCAACCATGCCGATCCTTTCCATCTCCGCAAACGTCGGTTCATGTACCAGGTTATCAATATAGCGGAATCCCTCCTGTCCTTCCTTGAGTTTCCGATAATACGGACCGGCCCAGATCTTATATCCCGCATAGCCTTTTTCCAGCCATTTATGTAGGTCTTTCGGCGGATTATCAAGCCCGTCGTGCGCCGAATAATCCGATATGCAGGTAAGCACCCGGCCCTTGCTCACTTCCAAAGATTTTTCCAGATCGGGAATCGGATTCTCGCTGCTGCCGAGATCGATCCACATGGCCAGATCCGCATGGTAATCCCGCTGCAGGATTTTACGCATTTCCAGAAAGTTGGCTACCCCATCCGCATTACCCCCGATATGGGTATGTACATCGATTCTGGGAATATCAGAATAATTTGATTTCTCCTGCGCATAGCCGAACATTGTAAAAGTCAGCACACTCAGTATGACTGTCACTGCCGCAGCATGCTTGTTTATCATTTTCATATTTCACTCCTTACTGTATTCAACAGATATCATGTGATTATTCAGCGCCTTTGAACAAACTCAAAATTTTGAGGGCATTTTTATTATATATTTTCTCCAGCACTTCGTCCGGCAGATGCACCCCGTAAATCATCCAGCGCCCCTGCTGTTTATGCGCCGGGGTAGGATCAAAATATTCATCATCGGTTTCCAGAAAGCGGTAATACACCCGGT
It encodes:
- a CDS encoding amidohydrolase, which codes for MKMINKHAAAVTVILSVLTFTMFGYAQEKSNYSDIPRIDVHTHIGGNADGVANFLEMRKILQRDYHADLAMWIDLGSSENPIPDLEKSLEVSKGRVLTCISDYSAHDGLDNPPKDLHKWLEKGYAGYKIWAGPYYRKLKEGQEGFRYIDNLVHEPTFAEMERIGMVAASIHIADPNGPYGNRSKWLADPVEYWREITAWRRVLERHPDLVAVTAHGDWLVCQDAQLDYLRNMLATFPNLNIDLAATFQYYHLVDRENLRAFMIEWADRILYATDIGSFENPEEAKARSEQYNRTFRILETDEMVEGGFFGMNETRGLALPLEVLEKIYYKNAARIYPHLSEQLKELGYNIQ
- a CDS encoding DUF4832 domain-containing protein, encoding MKKALRVNTVMSIGCLLLIGLLFAAFAGKASGNENVLNGADEKGAAPLVLQDLNYAENPVDIPNPDRGFYRAQEYVVPVDGDKTPDFPDLGAVVSGTTVFVNARIVYMSFDLRNFSSNAPLNGLPIGPWSDEGDSPPDYGTTQPLTPAAIEYIRAALQRVRESKAVAIVKFSYDGRGFTYNNRGGYNQFIHDCEPGAPKGRVWYESGVVNESGLCGIPGHEEKNWVQYHLWQLGNIFSEFEDCIMAVKGGIFGPWGEMHSSSYAGTAKGYHWLLEALLDYVPESRSILVHAGGVMAWHNVEYGTDYSFTNLMPAPDRGTEAQRFGMFNDSYSAGGNDYTDNGSLSEGFRLIGGDYDRNAALTWMRNQNNFYGGESVGPGSDDNIYPRFRNVLYEAAYAQTTHLNTSWNWRTYKLWGDFVYTEENVTAPFTPPHDGVTRTAIFDPVYDGRNGMEYMRDRLGYRLVLREARASERVKQDGTLWFEGKIQNVGFGHIVNRKNVSLILKSKDGCNTYTVLTDLDARDWRPDLDSRAENTDAWRDLNFSTDMGALGEVPPGEYDMYLKINDPKETSTDRRCIRFANYDIWSTSLAANLIGSTTVVP